The window GAATGATGTCAATGCAATAAAATTAAGCTTTACTTTCAGTagaattaaaacacacttttctgGTTCAAACAGCCCCCAGAAGGGCAGCGTGTAGTCTCAATATACCAAGATATACTGATGTACTAGTTTTGTAATCTTATATTACCTTGTCAGCTGCTGCAAGCAAGTCATCGGCCATCTTGTCCAGGTTGGGAGCCTTGTCTGTGTAAATGAAGCACATCATCTCTTTGAATACCTCGGGCTCCACATCGTTGATCTCCACACGGTTCTGACAAAAACAGATGGGGAAGAAGGACGTTAGATTAATTCAATTCCTTCATCTGTGCTCTTCTGTTTTAGTGTTCATCTCATAATTAAGAAAAAGTTAAGTCTCTATTTAGCTGTATTTTGGAATAACAGGATTGCTTGATATTCTGATTTTACTTTACTATAGCTTAAACCTTCTTTGTAAAAACATCCTCTGACAGCCCCAAACTTTGTCCATCATTTAAAAACCATCAAAATCATTTTCTTGCCCCTTACTCTACCTTCTATTTGCTGGTAAAACGTGCtccacattttaaatgttaattactgaatgaaaactttaaatcttttaaaatgtttgcaaaaaGATCTCTAAAATGgccttcatttttaaaaacatttggcCAGCTTCTCCTGCAATTTCATTTCTCACAATCACATGtgcacaaatgaaaaaaaaagcaattctCTGCTTCTACAGCTTTGTCAGTGAAGGATGAATCCTGACCCCCAAGTACGGCAGGACAATTTCATTTCAGGTGTGCTATCTTTCAGTTTCACCAAACAGCTCTGTGCTGCAGCCATTTGACAGCACACAATCCTTCACTCACTTAACCCCTCAACACAGCGGCGAACATCTGAGCATTAGAGCtgctgaggaaaaaaacaaatttatttcaATCTTTGAGACCTTGGGCTCACCTTTTTGCTCTCTTCCATCTCGTGTTCAAACATGGCGCTGAATACAGGCGAACGTGCTGAAAGCATCGATATAGAGAGATGTTTAGGTAATTGTTGGATCAAGCAACGGTTAATACATGCATAAatgtttatacacacatacacacagccaaGCATTTCAAACTGgaggaacagaaagaaaacacatggCATGTGTCTGATTCATGTCAGTACCTGCCAAGATGGCTTTATGGGCCTGAAACTCCTGGCCAGCCACACACAGGGAACAGTCAGTGAAGCGGGAATTCTCCCACAAGCCCCCCAGCTCATCTGCTAGCCGGCAGTCAGGCACCTTCACCATGTTCATGGTGTTCTGCCCAGATATGTTGACCGAGTCCTGCACCACGCTCACCTGATGGAGGGAAATTAAATGCTTTATTCCAAAATGCTGTATGAccaagaaaaaacattatttcagcTTAAGCAAATTCGTAGCCGTTGTTGCAGCCCAAACAGGATAAGGCAGCGTACCTCACAGAAAAGCGTGAGCTTGTCGTCAGGTAGAAGACCGTTGGCCTCATCTAGGAGGAAGTCTCTCCGGATGAACTTTTTAAACCCCCAGTCTTTCCCCTGGACAAAGCGATATGCCCTCTGGCTTTCTGCACacatccatgacacacacaAGTCACAAGGTGGTCAGTCCAAGTAAAGTTAAGTAAAGATGTGATATTAAAAAATTACTTGTGAGAAATCTCTAGGATTTTTTGTATGGAAATGTAGCtttacacaaaatgtttttttttacaactggAATATAACTCCTACAAAGCCTCTGTAAAGTTAAAATTTTGTGTTCATCAGCTGACTCACCCATGGCTTTGGTCTCCTCTCCCTTGGCGTTGAGGATGGAGAACTTGAACTTGGCGCGGACCTCGGCTTTCGGACAGCTGACCAGCagcaggtagagagacaggtagtCTTTGCTCTCCTCATCCAGGCCCTTCGGATTCACTCGCAAACACCTgaaggtggtggtggagggtgGAGCAGTTAGAGGGGATTGTAAAAAGCTGAAGTGATAACAAAGTACAgtataaacaaattattatgaCTGTAAACACTCCTGATTACACTCATTTTATATGTGGCTACGGCCGCATTTGCACTTGTCATTTCAAATATTGAATGAAATCCAGATGAGATTCAAGACACTTTAATTTACTCTTTGCCGCATGTATGAATCCCCATTGGCCAGATCATGAATCTGATTTCAATCTATCTTGGTTTACACCTTCATCCTACAACATGCCAAGAATTTTCAAATGAAACTGGATCCATCTCAAATGCTTCTTGGATGTATTTACTCTTTGCTTTTTTGAGACCAAATAGCTATCTGATCTACCCCAGATGCATGAAGTGACGAATTGTAAATGGCTACAAAGGGAATCAGTACAGGGTATACACCTGACCACCACCTGACCACATTATGATGAGAACaactgtgttcatgtttttgtttaacaTGCCACAATTTGTAATAAAGTACAGCAACATCAGGTGTCATGAAGACTGCTGCACTGCtttgaatgtgaaaaaacaaagcacCTCTCTTGCTCACCCACCATTTGAGTTTGTCATTGGCCCCAGAGGAGAAGGTGGAGCTCTTGATGACCTCGCCCATCTCCTCGCGAcagaagctgaagttgttgatGGTCCACATGTAAGAGAACTTCACCACTTTGATCTAGCAAAAGGAAAAATGATTCAGTAAACCTCAGAGTAGCAGATTTATTCAACAATGTTACAGAGTGTGGGCTGGCTGGTGAACAGTTAACCCGTTGAGGTATTTTACCTGTGTATAGCACCAGCTCTCAGCCACAGGCCCGCTGGACATTTCCGCAGGGGGAGGGGGACTCGGGACTCTTGACATTGCCAGCGTGACAGAAGGTGTTGGGGGGCAAgagggtgaggaagaggaggaggaggaggagaaggaggagaaggagaaggaggatcCGTCACTTCCACTCGTCAACGTTCAGCCCTGACGTCCATCTGCATCAGTACACGCCAGATGGAAGCAGCTTGCCCCCTAGAAAACACACAACGTGAGCGTGATTAATTGATCAGACTAGAGTTAGAAATAAATCTCCTTGAAGTTCCTTGAAAATTCAGTTTAGTCTGGAACGCATTCCTCTAACACACAGGCAGGCGATCACATAGCGCACATtctttaaacaaaacacagctcACACCTAGGCACTGTATCTTTCATTAATCCAGTTCAGACTTCATATCGTTTAATTCATGTGGCCACACTGCCTGCGATTGAGGTTCGTTGTGTTGGGGGCTAGATGAATTGTCCCTGACCCACAGGGAGACAGCAGGAGATCGATGGCCCATGCCTGTTCTAAGATCAATAGCCTCTGCAATTGCAATTAAGTCTCAAAAATGAACTGTAAATAAACAAGGTGGCAAACTGTCTCCCAGGACAGTAGCGGTGATGTTTGCAGCCACTGGCCAAATCCAAGGCTCCCAAATTACCTTCAAATCACACAAGCAGGACATGCAGATTTGTTATACACACTTCCCTCCTCCAAATACTCACAAACACATGGCTCTACACACAGACTGTTTAACTCTGATGCACAGCTCTCTGCAAGAGCTTCAACTGGTCAGCAGGGACCATTTAATGCTAGTTAAGTTTTAATTCTCTTGATAAAGAGACTGACACTTCTCATCTCATTTTCTTGGATATGCAGCTCATTGGGTGGAAATTCTGGATTCTGCTGTGATGCAGCGAGAGGTAACtatgaaaaactgtaaaatcaagTCTTGAAAAAGGTccatctgtatatatattttaactgtttataaACTGCGACAACAAACTGCATTAAGCATTGACAACAAAGCAGCATTCTGACATATTTCAATTAATCACAGACTTCTGAAAACAAGAGTGGGGAAATATATTTGAGTGGGCCTcacaattaaatacatttttgctgatGGTTTAAATCTCACATTTGATTGGTTGGTGGGATGGCTATCGAAGAACAGATAGTCCACACACAAGTGTAAAATCTCAAATTCTACATATTAATGATTTGAGTCTAATGGATAACTATGAGCTCCTAATTTTTTGGAttgaaaaacaatta is drawn from Thunnus thynnus chromosome 20, fThuThy2.1, whole genome shotgun sequence and contains these coding sequences:
- the LOC137171928 gene encoding speckle-type POZ protein, with translation MSRVPSPPPPAEMSSGPVAESWCYTQIKVVKFSYMWTINNFSFCREEMGEVIKSSTFSSGANDKLKWCLRVNPKGLDEESKDYLSLYLLLVSCPKAEVRAKFKFSILNAKGEETKAMESQRAYRFVQGKDWGFKKFIRRDFLLDEANGLLPDDKLTLFCEVSVVQDSVNISGQNTMNMVKVPDCRLADELGGLWENSRFTDCSLCVAGQEFQAHKAILAARSPVFSAMFEHEMEESKKNRVEINDVEPEVFKEMMCFIYTDKAPNLDKMADDLLAAADKYALERLKVMCEDALCTSLSVENAAEILILADLHSADQLKTQAVDFINYHAAEVMETAGWKSMVASHPHLVAEAYRSLASAQCPFLGPPRKRLKQS